The Toxoplasma gondii ME49 chromosome XII, whole genome shotgun sequence genome includes a region encoding these proteins:
- a CDS encoding PAN domain-containing protein (encoded by transcript TGME49_249150) — MTEATTAVDAEVLATDGLAGDAAGTPGESDGATGKKKRRGKKRRSKKGEKAGDAAATPGEGGVGSEMTEATTAVDAEVLATDGLAGDAAGTPGESDGATGKKKRRGKKRRSKKGEKAGDAAATPGEGGVGSEMTEATTAVDVDLLATGGLPGDVSVTREVGTEVTEDTTAAEIDQLGSDGLAGDAAGTPGESDGATGKKRKRGEKKHRSRRREKRGRAGATRGETAADAEKTKKTTLAVLDLLASGLTSDAAAMPGDSDGATGKKRKRGEKKHRSRRREKRGRAGATRGETAADAEKTKKTTLAVLDLLASGLTSDAAAMPGDSDGATGKKRKRREKKHRSRRRERSSKVATLAGEGDAVEGEMPQDEGVVEVAASGDDTSTRSVAQEGLDSVKNAKKTHRKRSRTHKRKTADDKTASEHASEAGKFLLAPETGPTVSEESLAPGETTSPENTEQVASDVRQETDTGESEAAMMLEKEDDDTATGGSEEDEVLMPQDEEAREQEDAGDNLVSEHGLEADEAVSAGESPTSESTEQVTSALPPATDDETQEASKKAKRRTAKKSRSKKREKSSEDMEAEARSMSGQHGKKKADRRRSQKPESSGYSRSVEESRSTDADSQSRGRHDQTLSSLRRRRKNIGSATEEAYMDGDESISEASATQKKHMTTESRRRRKGSREAGGGFDEWVFQSDDDESIDYSAERSRSTRRRRADRDGRDRKGRERRHMSSRSRHSEELSESPNSDSETRAATEDGETSRTSRRSHRRPFTMSMLDDEYDDELRDADDLDEWSISSYPGAFEEIRRHSETGHRYGHNTGVPGSQRNREEREISILDPFYPPSQHVPQADFLTQDSPSQRPNAAQLTALIQAGVAAVQAVDKVAGKAHGEAPQSQLAGPGTAVGKTQSASHEQKDAARAAARTLNLEAVAKLLRGHHSDARASTQSVGALLHRNYSRLGPSATESARKLHWENLMTALTAPHLRQPELYRSSSKHRSERRGIDGLDDIVRNRDSLTFAQDRSYESKEFLTPDSPVYEDGWSRRASRSRMESEDSMSVDWLHKKHESRLSQRRRLEKQRHRSSKSRGEDRDETFDDADSGKDGQRRRPGHIVAFEDSYPKASHLGDVELVDDEELSTDIEQLHSKMKEELTRDGELEASWGSSADLEGETAQIAQGENWDDGWEKVEESEAVMEPAEVQQESLLQRDAPETDDGWMQTPVDPGDWKRAIMEVLKSGHVSGDVPLKQWLPGDSWQEFSGLMSSISDVVRGQHTESTSSERFGALRMAKKEEKPLVQMDDSCFERNVRYSPGSEFIVVWRGVPTASHCQALCKLTAPECHFFSFVKSAVLPLEHQGACYLLPRKAPVVRVPSRGVFEVTSGPRSCSPPTPDSPPLDLVAVTSRTGCPSSPSVCDSLNLPFPLGSRFSPFCSTSKEGHCANLANGIPCCTTCNDHPGNPCPEKTCYEYNVDYTDGTELRFFAAGVASRGACESLCRQTEGCTHYSYYSTPQLPRHLRGSCSLRAFRFAPRNRVTVEGLEAAGDGHSGATRASVVFAPLFCEYPQTTTTTTTTTTPPPSSKLSCNRPNTDFWGHDLASFKGCVSADACQRICQSVDGCVGFTYVKLMQKCYLKWSATVERHVEGHESGPRCCAVAGSDASSDGDGAGFVCPAQRKKPCVFAGQDYPGHDITIKLDTVSAYKCFQLCKAERRCEVWTHRPEKKMCFLKWAEIPFYQTVSEKRLLLQEEFVVAPGAITGFADCEPFYGPDADKFTVPEAQAKAEAMRILSQNLRYGRDEGSTTGAYEETTNNGRKEYARPLSRSRRRGMSEDESTSRRSRSAEFSEDEESVTRRRRLKRRTRPVHQDSEEETHSMTAHRTKRKHRSKRKHSTMDEEEDFQTKRKRAHRQGRS, encoded by the exons ATGACAGAGGCGACAACAGCGGTGGATGCGGAGGTGTTGGCGACTGATGGATTGGCCGGTGATGCGGCGGGGACgccaggagagagcgacggggctaccggaaagaagaagaggcggggaaagaagcggCGATCGAAGAAAGGTGAGAAGGCCGGCGATGCTGCTGCGACGCCCGGGGAGGGCGGTGTCGGTAGCGAGATGACAGAGGCGACAACAGCGGTGGATGCGGAGGTGTTGGCGACTGATGGATTGGCCGGTGATGCGGCGGGGACgccaggagagagcgacggggccaccggaaagaagaagaggcggggaaagaagcggCGATCGAAGAAAGGTGAGAAGGCCGGCGATGCTGCTGCAACGCCCGGGGAGGGCGGTGTCGGTAGCGAGATGACAGAGGCGACAACAGCGGTAGATGTGGACCTGTTGGCGACTGGTGGATTGCCCGGTGATGTTTCGGTGACACGGGAGGTCGGTACCGAGGTGACAGAGGATACAACCGCAGCTGAGATAGACCAACTGGGGAGTGATGGATTGGCCGGTGATGCGGCGGGGACGCCAGGAGAGAGTGACGGGGCTaccggaaagaagaggaagaggggggagaagaagcaccgATCGAGAAGGCGTGAGAAGCGGGGCCGTGCGGGTGCGACGCGAGGGGAGACTGCTGCcgacgcggagaagacaaagaagacgacatTGGCGGTGCTGGACCTGTTGGCGAGTGGATTGACCAGCGATGCCGCGGCGATGCCGGGGGATAGTGACGGGGCTaccggaaagaagaggaagaggggggagaagaagcaccgATCGAGAAGGCGTGAGAAGCGGGGCCGTGCGGGTGCGACGCGAGGGGAGACTGCTGCcgacgcggagaagacaaagaagacgacatTGGCGGTGCTGGACCTGTTGGCGAGTGGATTGACCAGCGATGCCGCGGCGATGCCGGGGGATAGTGACGGGGCTaccggaaagaagaggaagaggcgggagaagaagcaccgATCGAGAAGGCGTGAACGGAGCAGTAAGGTCGCTACATTGGCAGGTGAGGGTGATGCCGTTGAGGGTGAAATGCCTCAGGACGAAGGTGTCGTCGAGGTGGCGGCTAGCGGTGACGACACATCTACTAGGTCAGTCGCGCAAGAAGGTCTCGACTCTGTcaaaaacgcaaagaagacacacagaaagcgGTCGCGGACGCACAAGCGGAAGACTGCAGACGACAAGACGGCATCCGAGCATGCGTCAGAGGCTGGCAAGTTTTTGCTGGCACCCGAGACCGGGCCGACCGTCAGTGAGGAATCGCTCGCTCccggagagacgacgagTCCAGAGAATACAGAACAGGTGGCGTCTGACGTGCgtcaggagacagacactggagaaagcgaggccGCAATGATGttggagaaagaggacgatGATACCGCCACAGGGGGTagcgaggaggacgaggTCCTCATGCCTcaggacgaagaggcgcgCGAGCAGGAGGACGCAGGCGACAATTTGGTGTCTGAGCACGGACTAGAGGCTGACGAAGCTGTTTCGGCTGGAGAGTCGCCTACGTCGGAGAGTACAGAACAAGTGACATCTGCACTGCCTCCGGCAACTGACGACGAAACACAAGAGGCctcgaagaaagcgaagaggaggaccgcgaagaagagccgaTCCAAGAAACGTGAAAAGAGCAGCGAGGACATGGAGGCAGAAGCGCGCTCAATGTCGGGCCAacacggaaagaagaaggcagacagaaGGCGGTCGCAGAAGCCGGAGAGTTCAGGATACTCCAGGTCTGTTGAGGAATCACGGAGCACTGACGCGGACTCACAAAGCCGAGGGCGACATGACCAAACACTGAGCAGTCttagaagaagaagaaagaacatCGGATCTGCTACGGAGGAGGCATATATGGATGGTGACGAATCCATTTCGGAGGCTTcggcgacacagaagaagcatatgacgacggagagcagacggagaaggaaggggagTCGCGAGGCAGGTGGGGGTTTCGATGAATGGGTCTTTCAATCCGATGACGATGAGAGCATTGACTACTCTGCGGAGCGATCTCGATCCACCAGGCGCCGGCGGGCGgacagagacgggagagacaggaagggaagggagaggcgccATATGTCCTCGAGGAGTCGGCACTCAGAGGAGCTTTCAGAGAGTCCCAACAGTGATTCAGAGACccgagcagcgacagaggatGGTGAAACGTCCAGGACAAGTCGGCGGTCACACCGGAGGCCATTTACGATGTCGATGCTGGACGACGAATACGATGACGAGCTCCGTGATGCAGATGACCTTGACGAGTGGAGCATCTCGTCTTATCCAGGTGCGTTTGAAGAGATCCGCCGACATTCTGAGACCGGCCACAGATACGGACACAACACCGGGGTGCCAGGCAGccagcgaaacagagaggaacgagaaatAAGCATTCTGGATCCCTTCTACCCCCCCAGCCAGCATGTGCCCCAGGCCGACTTTCTAACACAGGACTCTCCTTCGCAGCGGCCAAACGCGGCTCAATTGACGGCTCTTATTCAGGCAGGAGTTGCCGCTGTCCAGGCTGTCGACAAAGTCGCCGGCAAAGCCCACGGCGAGGCACCTCAATCGCAGCTGGCGGGACCAGGAACCGCCGTTGGGAAGACACAGTCTGCCAGCCACGAGCAGAAGGACGCCGCGCGGGCGGCGGCGCGAACTCTGAATCTGGAAGCTGTTGCGAAGTTGCTGCGAGGCCACCATTCAGACGCCAGGGCTTCGACGCAAAGCGTCGGTGCCTTATTGCACCGCAACTACTCGCGGCTTGGTCCCTCCGCGACTGAGAGTGCGAGAAAGCTCCACTGGGAGAATCTCATGACGGCGCTGACAGCGCCTCATTTGCGACAGCCAGAACTGTATCGTTCATCCAGCAAGCATCGATCTGAGCGACGAGGCATTGACGGTCTCGACGATATCGTCAGAAACCGAGATTCGCTCACGTTTGCTCAGGACCGGTCCTACGAGTCAAAGGAATTCCTCACACCTGACAGTCCCGTATACGAAGACGGGTGGTCCCGACGGGCGAGTCGGTCTCGGATGGAAAGTGAGGACTCGATGTCTGTCGATTGGCTTCACAAAAAACACGAAAGCCGCCTGTCACAACGCAGGCgactggagaagcagcggcaCCGCAGCTCGAAGTCTCgtggagaagacagggacGAAACATTCGATGACGCAGATTCAGGAAAAGAcggacagcgaaggagaccCGGGCACATCGTCGCTTTTGAAGATAGCTACCCCAAGGCCTCTCACTTGGGCGACGTGGAATTGGTGGATGACGAGGAGTTGTCGACAGACATCGAACAGCTCCATTCCAAGATGAAAGAAGAGCTCACGCGTGACGGCGAACTTGAGGCCTCATGGGGAAGCTCTGCAGACCTGGAAGGTGAGACCGCACAGATTGCGCAAGGAGAAAACTGGGATGATGGATGGGAGAAGGTCGAGGAGAGTGAAGCTGTGATGGAGCCAGCGGAAGTACAACAAGAATCCCTGCTCCAGCGAGATGCGCCGGAGACGGACGACGGTTGGATGCAGACTCCAGTGGATCCAGGCGACTGGAAGCGTGCTATCATGGAAGTGCTCAAGAGCGGTCATGTCAGCGGTGACGTCCCCCTCAAGCAGTGGCTGCCTGGAGACAGCTGGCAAGAGTTTTCAGGACTGATGTCGAGCATCTCCGACGTGGTCCGAG GCCAACATACAGAGTCGACAAGCTCGGAGCGTTTCGGAGCCTTGCGGATGgccaagaaggaagagaagcccCTCGTGCAAATGGATGACTCGTGCTTCGAGAGGAATGTGCGATACAGTCCAGGAAGCGAGTTCATTGTAGTGTGGCGAGGCGTACCTACAGCATCGCACTGCCAAGCTCTCTGCAAGCTGACAGCTCCGGAGTgtcacttcttctctttcgtcaaAAGTGCAGTGCTACCACTCGAGCACCAA GGAGCGTGCTATTTGCTGCCGCGGAAGGCCCCCGTCGTTCGTGTCCCATCACGAGGTGTGTTTGAAGTCACTTCTGGCCCTCGATCGTGCTCACCACCCACTCCGGACTCTCCACCTTTGGACCTCGTTGCCGTGACAAGCAGAACAG GTTGCCCGAGCAGTCCGTCTGTCTGTGATTCGCTGAACCTGCCTTTTCCACTCGGCAGCCGCTTCAGCCCGTTCTGTTCCACCTCAAAAGAAGGGCACTGTGCAAACCTCGCGAATGGCATTCCATGTTGCACAACATGCAATGACCACCCTGGGAACCCGTGTCCAG agaagacatgCTACGAGTACAACGTGGACTACACCGATGGAACAGAACTGCGCTTTTTCGCTGCTGGTGTCGCGAGTCGCGGCGCGTGCGAGTCGCTTTgtcgacagacagaaggcTGCACGCACTACTCGTACTACTCGACCCCTCAGCTTCCGCGGCACCTTCGCGGCTCTTGTTCGCTGCGGGCATTCCGCTTCGCCCCGAGAAACCGCGTGACCGTCGAAGGTCTGGAGGCTGCGGGCGACGGCCACTCGGGAGCGACGCGGGCCTCTGTGGTTTTCGCGCCTTTGTTCTGCGAGTATCCACAAACGACGACGACTACGACAACGACGACGACGCCGCCGCCATCCAGCAAATTGTCTTGCAACAGGCCAAACACCGACTTCTGGGGCCACGATCTCGCCTCCTTCAAGGGCTGTGTCTCCGCCGATGCATGCCAGCGGATATGTCAGTCCGTCGACGGCTGCGTAGGATTCACCTATGTCAAGCTGATGCAGAAGTGCTACCTGAAATGGAGTGCGACGGTGGAGAGACATGTGGAGGGCCACGAGAGCGGTCCCCGGTGCTGCGCGGTGGCGGGATCCGACGCCTCATCCGACGGAGACGGGGCAGGTTTCGTTTGTCCAGCCCAGCGAAAGAAACCCTGCGTGTTTGCAGGTCAGGACTACCCCGGGCACGACATCACCATCAAACTGGATACCGTGTCGGCGTACAAGTGCTTCCAGCTGTGCAAAGCAGAGCGGCGCTGTGAAGTCTGGACTCATCGTCCGGAAAAGAAGATGTGTTTCCTCAAATGGGCGGAGATTCCCTTCTACCAGACGGTGAGCGAGAAaaggcttcttctgcaggaAGAATTCGTTGTCGCGCCGGGCGCGATTACCGGCTTTGCAGACTGCGAACCGTTTTACGGGCCTGACGCCGACAAATTCACCGTGCCTGAGGCCCAGGCAAAAGCAGAGGCCATGCGGATTCTCTCTCAAAACCTCCGATACGGAAGGGACGAGGGCTCGACCACAGGGGCGTACGAAGAAACAACGAACAACGGAAGGAAGGAATACGCCAGACCGCTGTCGCGTAGCCGCCGTAGGGGCATGAGCGAGGACGAATCCACCTCGCGGCGTTCCCGCTCCGCAGAGTTcagtgaagacgaggagTCGGTGACCAGGCGACGACGGCTCAAGCGAAGGACCCGCCCAGTTCATCAggactctgaagaagaaacgcattcGATGACAGCACACCGGACGAAACGCAAGCACCGTTCAAAGCGGAAACACTCCACAAtggatgaggaagaagatttccagacgaagaggaaacgcgcaCATCGTCAGGGGCGATCCTAG
- a CDS encoding hypothetical protein (encoded by transcript TGME49_249040~Predicted trans-membrane domain (TMHMM2.0):41-61) — MTRGSGKDWCRHSPSIWRLDGSMRQHVKGEGTARCRGGIPRWVLLLVVTLTVSVPGGIPAVSANSSRRRDIQKEIELTTDNGGMPVPALGDVLNPFSSEGSRSLAQGPQPRKLSDELQSTNENDKGGDNTNAPSAEPANSKTSKKRRRRARKSDAESADKTELETNQENKNTAKKRGKKAKNQSQEDGPVDGAPATPEDTDAETGKKTKRRGKKRRSKKGEKAGDAAAAPGEGGVGSEMTEATTAVDAEVLATDGLAGDAAGTPGESDGATGKKKRRGKKRRSKKGEKAGDAAATPGEGGVGSEMTEATTAVDAEVLATDGLAGDAAGTPGESDGATGKKKRRGKKRRSKKGEKAGDAAATPGEGGVGSEMTEATTAVDAEVLATDGLAGDAAGTPGESDGATGKKKRRGKKRRSKKGEKAGDAAATPGEGGVG, encoded by the coding sequence ATGACAAGAGGAAGCGGCAAGGACTGGTGTCGTCACTCGCCTTCGATATGGCGGCTTGACGGGAGTATGAGGCAACATGTAAAAGGGGAAGGAACAGCACGCTGTCGGGGGGGCATCCCCAGATGGGTGCTTCTGCTGGTAGTCACCTTGACGGTCTCAGTGCCTGGCGGTATCCCAGCCGTGTCGGCAAACTCttcaagaagaagagatatCCAGAAAGAAATCGAATTGACGACGGACAACGGCGGGATGCCAGTGCCGGCTCTCGGTGATGTCCTCAATCCATTTAGCAGTGAAGGAAGCAGGTCGCTAGCGCAGGGCCCTCAACCCCGCAAGCTGAGCGACGAGTTGCAGTCGACAAATGAAAATGACAAGGGAGGAGACAATACTAACGCACCCTCGGCAGAACCTGCGAATTCGAAAACGTCGAAAAAACGACGTAGACGAGCGCGTAAGAGCGATGCAGAGAGCGCAGACAAAACGGAACTTGAGACGAACCAAGAAAACAAAAATACCGCCaagaaaagggggaaaaaagcgaagaatCAATCACAAGAAGATGGACCGGTCGACGGTGCTCCGGCGACACCAGAAGATACTGACGCGGAGactggaaagaagacgaagaggcggggaaagaagcggCGATCGAAGAAAGGTGAGAAGGCCGGCGATGCCGCTGCAGCGCCCGGGGAGGGCGGTGTCGGTAGCGAGATGACAGAGGCGACAACAGCGGTGGATGCGGAGGTGTTGGCGACTGATGGATTGGCCGGTGATGCGGCGGGGACgccaggagagagcgacggggctaccggaaagaagaagaggcggggaaagaagcggCGATCGAAGAAAGGTGAGAAGGCCGGCGATGCCGCTGCAACGCCCGGGGAGGGCGGTGTCGGTAGCGAGATGACAGAGGCGACAACAGCGGTGGATGCGGAGGTGTTGGCGACTGATGGATTGGCCGGTGATGCGGCGGGGACgccaggagagagcgacggggctaccggaaagaagaagaggcggggaaagaagcggCGATCGAAGAAAGGTGAGAAGGCCGGCGATGCTGCTGCGACGCCCGGGGAGGGCGGTGTCGGTAGCGAGATGACAGAGGCGACAACAGCGGTGGATGCGGAGGTGTTGGCGACTGATGGATTGGCCGGTGATGCGGCGGGGACgccaggagagagcgacggggctaccggaaagaagaagaggcggggaaagaagcggCGATCGAAGAAAGGTGAGAAGGCCGGCGATGCTGCTGCAACGCCCGGGGAGGGCGGTGTCGGTAG
- a CDS encoding endonuclease/exonuclease/phosphatase family protein (encoded by transcript TGME49_249030), with product MATPLASGGQVQLARQQVTPVRRTAPAKLTRTRDGTPDPSKRAVTTKGEDVGSDPVTTVPQSPRQDRMPPLMTRGSTYVNVSLNSAADELTLVSFNIQMLVDCCSLSVNWWSRERELLPYLRKVSESYRPDVMIFQECWAEEVWRLLKTLEQDKDCPFPYQTRILGSDSGPPCACPDCGDCCCTCCQCCVCLRCPCLCCCPCGCCLPPAAKLMGKEQERKREGVAEAANTADSSKPNVSASESASRRHRDSWTSVSGNYQGARRNGGVAIISKWPILERHAYIYYRGALPDCLENKGAILARIEKAGKIYNVVGTHLQSGNSNNKIRVAQLKELAAWLRSGMEECEQTEFASEEAEEPKDNAEKREDKTSKRQDKKQRRKSKRKDMTTGGAGCCRWKGGGLPKGLVKATEPLIIAGDLNLRYKEDHKYLMEAIRPDNLNCSLCLADPEDSPSSYDTELNDTCYYNNGKPKLPIKQLIDYFLLSNDHFGSVSRYQQTITLPADNPMLFRFFACLCIPLGSTKVHHVSDHLPVCVTIRHSKEA from the exons ATGGCGACCCCACTTGCGTCAGGCGGCCAAGTTCAGCTTGCAAGACAGCAAGTTACTCCGGTGCGCCGTACTGCTCCTGCGAAATTGACAAGAACCCGGGATGGCACTCCAGACCCGTCGAAGCGTGCTGTCACCACCAAGGGTGAAGATGTCGGGAGTGATCCCGTGACGACTGTGCCACAGTCACCTCGGCAAGACAGGATGCCCCCACTGATGACCCGAGGCTCTACATACGTCAACGTGTCTCTGAATTCTGCCGCTGACGAGTTAACGCTGGTATCGTTCAACATTCAGATGCTTGTGGACTGTTGTTCTCTGTCAGTGAACTGGTGGAGCAGGGAGCGCGAGCTACTTCCATACCTACGGAAGGTCTCGGAAAGTTACCGTCCCGACGTTATGATCTTTCAGGAGTGCTGGGCCGAAGAAGTGTGGCGCCTCCTCAAAACTTTAGAGCAAGACAAAGACTGCCCTTTTCCGTACCAGACGCGTATTCTCGGTAGCGACAGCGGACCTCCTTGCGCGTGTCCTGACTGTGGGGATTGCTGCTGCACCTGCTGTCAGTGTTGCGTGTGTCTAAGATGCCCCTGTTTGTGCTGCTGTCCCTGTGGCTGTTGCCTTCCTCCTGCCGCGAAACTCATGGGCAaggaacaagagaggaaacgcgagggCGTCGCGGAAGCAGCAAACACTGCGGATAGCTCCAAACCGAACGTGAGTGCTTCAGAGTCTGCCTCTCGTCGACACAGGGATTCGTGGACGTCAGTGAGCGGGAACTATCAGGGAGCCCGTCGGAATGGAGGTGTTGCCATAATCTCAAAGTGGCCGATTCTGGAGAGACATGCTTATATTTACTACCGCGGTGCCCTTCCTGACTGTCTTGAGAACAAGGGTGCAATTTTGGCGAGGATTGAGAAGGCGGGCAAGATCTATAATGTTGTAGGAACACACCTGCAATCGGGGAATTCCAACAATAAAATTCGCGTAGCCCAATTAAAAGAATTGGCAGCGTGGCTTCGCTCCGGTATGGAGGAGTGTGAGCAGACAGAATTTGCTTCAGAGGAGGCTGAGGAACCCAAGGATAATGCAGAAAAACGTGAGGATAAGACCTCTAAGAGACAAGACAAAAAACAGCGGCGGAAATCCAAGCGGAAGGACATGACCACGGGCGGAGCAGGTTGTTGTCGTTGGAAAGGGGGTGGCTTGCCTAAAGGTTTGGTGAAGGCGACTGAGCCTCTTATCATTGCGGGAGACTTAAATCTTCGCTATAAAGAAGATCACAAGTACCTCATGGAGGCAATTCGACCAGATAATCTTAACTGTagcctctgcctcgctgATCCTGAGGACTCGCCGAGTTCGTATGATACGGAACTGAACGACACTTGCTATTACA ATAACGGCAAGCCAAAGCTCCCCATCAAGCAACTAATCGACTACTTCTTGCTCTCAAACGACCATTTTGGCTCCGTTTCCCGATACCAGCAAACAATCACGCTTCCAGCGGATAATCCAATGTTATTTCGGTTTTTTGCGTGCCTCTGTATACCGCTGGGCAGCACAAAAGTGCATCATGTTTCTGACCACTTGCCTGTGTGCGTAACAATCCGGCACTCGAAAGAAGCGTGA